The window CGCAGAAGTTCCATTCTTCCACTTCTGCATCTCAAAAATAGTAGTCGCTAAAGCTTCTCTATTTTTGGAACTCAACTTCGTCTTCAAACACGTCGGAATTTTTAGCGTCAGATTTCGTAACTCTCTTTTTATTAATGTTTACAGGACTCCGATAAATCTTCGCCTGTATCTCAAAAGTAATAGTCGTTTGTACTCCTTTACTTTTGGAAATTACATTTAGCTGATATTAAGGAAAGTAAAAATTATAAGTTTTGTTAATGTAGGTTTAAGGATCACAGAAACTCCGTTTTTGCATCTCAATAATCATAGTCGTTCTATAGAACTCCTTGATTATTGGATCTTTGCTATAAAACTAACAATATGCTAGATAACTAAAAATAGCTTTTATTTGATTTTAGGTATAATATATGGAAAATCATTTTCCCCATAAAAGATATCACAATTCAAATTATAAACCTCTTTTAAATTTTCCTTAGTCAATACCTCTTTAGGCGTCCCCTTACAAAAAAGCTTTCCATTTTTAAGCATAATCAATTCATCACAAAAAAGAGCAGCAAGATTGAGATCATGCAATACTGCAACTGCTGTTTTTCCCTCTTTTCTCACTATCTCCTTCACCTTTTCCATAAGCTCAATAGCGTGATTCAGATCAAGAGCAGATGTTGGCTCATCTAAAAGTATAATCTCTGTATCCTGTGTAATTGCCCTTGCAAGTAGCACCCTTTGAAACTCTCCACCAGATAAAGTGGTAGCTGTTCTCTTTTTAAATCTCTCAAGATCTAAAGAGTTCAAAGCTTTTTCAGCTAATTCCCTATCCTCTCTACTATAACCTTTCCAACTATTTTCAAGATGTGGTAATCTTCCCATAAGGACAAACTCCTCTACACTCATAGCAGACATAAGTTGAGATTTTTGAGGAACTAAAGAGATCAATTTAGATTTTTCCTTTTGTGAAAATTCATTTGAATTTTTATTAGCTATCTTTATAATTCCAGATGAGCTGTGAAGATACCCAAGTATATTTTTTAACAAAGTTGATTTTCCACAACCATTTGGACCTAGTATCCCCACTAACTTTTTCTTATCTATTGAAAGGGAAAGATTATTTAATATTTGCCTCTCTCCATATCCAAAGTTTAAATTCTCTATATTTATAATCTCCATTAAAAATCTCTCCTCTTATTTTTTAAAGCTAAGTATAAAAAGAAAGGTGCTCCAAAGAATGCAGTAATAACCCCTATAGGTATCTCTGTTGGAGCTAAAATTATACGTCCAAAGGTATCACATATAAGTAGGAAAAATCCCCCAGCTAAAATCGTGCTTAAAAACATCTTTCTATTAGAGGGACCAAGGATCATTCTCATTGTGTGTGGAACTATAAGCCCTACAAAACCTATCATTCCTGAAAATGCCACAGAGAATGCCACCACAAAAGCTGATACAGTCAAGGCTCTTATCTTCAATCTATTTATATCTATCCCTAGAGAGTGAGCCTCTTCATCTCCAGACAGAAGAGCATCTAACTCATTTCTCTTTAAAAAGAAATATGCTACTGAAAATAGTAGAGGAATCAATATTAAAATAACTTGCTCCCAAGTTGCATTTCCTAAATATCCCATAAGCCACATTGTAAT is drawn from uncultured Fusobacterium sp. and contains these coding sequences:
- a CDS encoding ABC transporter ATP-binding protein, yielding MEIINIENLNFGYGERQILNNLSLSIDKKKLVGILGPNGCGKSTLLKNILGYLHSSSGIIKIANKNSNEFSQKEKSKLISLVPQKSQLMSAMSVEEFVLMGRLPHLENSWKGYSREDRELAEKALNSLDLERFKKRTATTLSGGEFQRVLLARAITQDTEIILLDEPTSALDLNHAIELMEKVKEIVRKEGKTAVAVLHDLNLAALFCDELIMLKNGKLFCKGTPKEVLTKENLKEVYNLNCDIFYGENDFPYIIPKIK